A genome region from Arachis duranensis cultivar V14167 chromosome 6, aradu.V14167.gnm2.J7QH, whole genome shotgun sequence includes the following:
- the LOC107495576 gene encoding uncharacterized protein LOC107495576 has product MEWCDHCVRYQQTRIEQIPDVFPKNFNGSCSTCGKVLWDMSIGFSQQIKNNSKGYDRMKKVRKVKDNPKVEKCVVVDSMDEEDYSTDEEDNDDKEEDKSINSDIN; this is encoded by the exons ATGGAGTGGTGTGATCACTGTGTGCGCTATCAACAAACCAGAATTGAACAAATTCCCGACGTTTTCCCCAAGAATTTCAACGG GTCTTGTAGTACTTGTGGGAAGGTTCTATGGGACATGAGTATCGGCTTCTCccaacaaattaagaataacaGCAAAGGTTATGACAGAatgaagaaagtgagaaaggtcAAGGACAATCCAAAAGTTGAGAAATGT GTTGTAGTAGATTCTATGGATGAAGAAGATTATTCTACGGATGAAGAAGATAACGATGATAAGGAGGAAGACAAAAGTATCAATTCTGATATCAACTGA